AGTAATCGTATTGATTAAAGGAAATTAACCCCTCCTGAGCTAAATAAAAGCCCTCGCAATTGCGAGGGCTTTTTGATTTTTAAAGATACCTTTTCATTATTCTTGTTTACCGAGATACAGATTTTCTGCTAGTTTTATAGTATTGAACTCGATTAGAAGTAAAGGCCTTGAAAACACTCCCTATCAATCAACTTAAGCCGGGCATGTTTGTCCAAAGTGTAACGAAACAGACTGGCAAGATCCGTATTAAAAACCAAGGTTGGGTAAAAACACAGGGAAGCATAGACAAGCTGATCAAGGCTGGCATATTAGAAATAGCTATCGACCCAAACAAAACACTGACTTTAGACAGTGAGAATAAAGTGGTTGAGCAGCAAAATAATCCACAACCTGCTGACGACACCACTGCTTTTGATCCCTGGCACACCACTCATAGTGTGTCGGCAGAAATGAGTAAGGCAAATAGCTTATATAACGAAGCAAAGTCATTACAAAACAAAGCCTTTGACGATATACGTGATGGTAATAAAATTGATATAGCTCCTTTTAAAGACCTAGCAAACGGTTTTATTGATTCGGTTTTTCGTAATCAAGACGCCCTCGCCTGTATCACTCGTATGCGTGAGAAAGATGCTTATCTACTTGAGCATTCAATCAACGTAACAATTTTAATGAGTATTTTTGCCAAACATTTAGGGATAGAAAGATCGATAATCCAAGAAATTGCCACAGGTGCATTACTGCACGACATCGGCAAAATTAATATTCCGGATGAAATTCTCAATAAGCC
The nucleotide sequence above comes from Pseudoalteromonas shioyasakiensis. Encoded proteins:
- a CDS encoding HD-GYP domain-containing protein, which encodes MKTLPINQLKPGMFVQSVTKQTGKIRIKNQGWVKTQGSIDKLIKAGILEIAIDPNKTLTLDSENKVVEQQNNPQPADDTTAFDPWHTTHSVSAEMSKANSLYNEAKSLQNKAFDDIRDGNKIDIAPFKDLANGFIDSVFRNQDALACITRMREKDAYLLEHSINVTILMSIFAKHLGIERSIIQEIATGALLHDIGKINIPDEILNKPGKLTDDEYKTIQDHARFSKEILEQAGLSGIAVDIAGFHHERLDGSGYPFGKSADEISLYVRMASIVDVYDALTAERVYKAGMEPIKAFKILKDGCPDSFDGDLVTKFIQCIGIHPVGTLVKLESQKLGVVTRSNPTSPLKPSVKVFYNAKHAHYTEVQDIDLANSRCHDSLEAAVRPTDFNIDLIRFFKNSILP